Within the Dehalococcoidia bacterium genome, the region GGAGGAGAGATGTCAGCGAAACAGATCGTCGCCTTGCTCGTCGGCGCCGTGGCCCTCCTGGCCACCGCCTGCAGCGAGGGCGATACCGTCGTGAACACCCCTGGCGCGGAGGCGTCTGGTATCACCGTGACCGGCACCGGCCAGGCCTTCGGCGTACCGGACATCGCCCTGATCACGCTTGGCGTCCAGGCCGAAGCCGCCAACGTCGCCGACGCGCGCGAGACCGCGGCCCAGCGCGCCCAGGCTGTCATCGACTCCGTCAAGGCGAACGGTGTCGCCGACAAGGACATCCAGACCACTCAGTTCGACATCCAGCCTCAGTACGACTTCTCGCCCACAGGCCGCGGCGCGGTCCGCAGCTACCAGGTCACGAACGTCCTCTCGATCAAAGTCCGCAAGATCGACACCACCGGCAAGGTGCTCGATGACGCCACTCGCGCCGGCGGCAACAACGCCGTCGTGCGCGGCATCAGCTTCACGATCGACGACCCGACGAAGCTGCGCGAAGAGGCGCGCGCGAAGGCCCTCGCCGAAGCGAAGACCAAGGCGGACCAGCTGGCCAGAGATGCCGGCGTGAAGCTCGGCAAGCCCGTCTCGATCACTGAGG harbors:
- a CDS encoding SIMPL domain-containing protein (The SIMPL domain is named for its presence in mouse protein SIMPL (signalling molecule that associates with mouse pelle-like kinase). Bacterial member BP26, from Brucella, was shown to assemble into a channel-like structure, while YggE from E. coli has been associated with resistance to oxidative stress.); translated protein: GGEMSAKQIVALLVGAVALLATACSEGDTVVNTPGAEASGITVTGTGQAFGVPDIALITLGVQAEAANVADARETAAQRAQAVIDSVKANGVADKDIQTTQFDIQPQYDFSPTGRGAVRSYQVTNVLSIKVRKIDTTGKVLDDATRAGGNNAVVRGISFTIDDPTKLREEARAKALAEAKTKADQLARDAGVKLGKPVSITEGGGPVPLPASALVAPRTGDTSTPIQTGELQVNITVTVRYEID